From Acidobacteriota bacterium, one genomic window encodes:
- a CDS encoding radical SAM protein: MNTVNGTGFRRTLLAAHRRVREWRMVAKALLSTRHPVLAHLIPIRRCNLSCTYCNEFDKVSAPVPIEEMLRRVDHLARLGTTVITISGGEPMLHPELDAVLKRIRLRKMMAGLITNGYLLSVKRIQQLNQAGLEHLQISIDNVNPDDVSKKSLKVLDRKLVMLAEYADFAVNINSVIGSGIRFPEDALQVARRAVSLGFSSTLGIIHDGDGQLRALNERERSVYREIQKLGKKSFARFNRFQENISLGKPNHWRCRAGGRYLYVCEDGLVHYCSQQRGYPAIPLQDYTREHIRREFSLRKTCAPYCTVSCVQQVGVLDNWRSPQTDDTRIDPALLTAGHDGGAGPYSPSGTRDRTA; encoded by the coding sequence ATGAATACTGTTAACGGAACAGGATTTCGCAGGACACTGCTGGCGGCGCATCGACGCGTCAGGGAATGGCGCATGGTTGCCAAAGCCCTGCTTTCAACCAGGCATCCGGTGCTGGCCCACCTCATCCCCATCCGCCGCTGCAACCTTTCCTGTACCTACTGCAATGAGTTCGACAAGGTCTCGGCGCCGGTGCCCATCGAGGAAATGCTGCGGCGGGTCGACCATTTGGCCCGCCTCGGCACCACCGTGATCACGATCAGCGGAGGGGAACCGATGTTGCACCCCGAACTGGACGCCGTATTGAAGCGGATACGGCTGCGAAAAATGATGGCGGGGCTGATAACCAACGGTTATCTGCTCAGTGTCAAGCGCATCCAACAGCTCAACCAGGCGGGCCTGGAGCATCTGCAGATAAGCATCGACAACGTCAACCCGGACGATGTCTCCAAGAAGAGCCTCAAGGTTCTGGACCGGAAGCTGGTGATGCTGGCCGAGTACGCCGACTTCGCCGTCAACATCAACTCGGTCATCGGTTCCGGCATCCGCTTCCCCGAGGACGCCTTGCAGGTGGCCCGCCGGGCTGTCTCCCTGGGCTTCTCCAGCACCCTGGGCATCATTCACGATGGGGACGGCCAGCTGCGAGCCCTGAACGAGAGAGAACGGTCCGTCTATCGTGAGATCCAGAAGCTTGGCAAGAAGTCCTTTGCGCGCTTCAACAGATTTCAGGAGAACATCTCTCTGGGGAAACCCAACCATTGGCGCTGCCGAGCCGGCGGCCGGTACCTCTACGTCTGCGAGGACGGCCTGGTTCACTACTGCTCGCAGCAACGGGGCTACCCTGCCATTCCGCTGCAGGACTACACCCGAGAACACATCCGCCGGGAATTCAGCCTTCGCAAGACCTGCGCCCCTTACTGCACGGTCTCCTGCGTCCAGCAAGTCGGCGTGCTGGACAATTGGCGGTCACCCCAGACCGACGACACGCGGATTGACCCTGCACTCCTCACCGCGGGGCATGATGGTGGCGCAGGGCCCTACTCTCCCTCGGGCACTCGCGACCGAACAGCATAG
- a CDS encoding LysR family transcriptional regulator produces MNLDQIRNFHAVAVHRSFTMAAEKLFRTQPAISTQVRMLEEELGARLFDRIGKKVFLTRAGDVLFDYAERLLNLHDEAKLAVTEVNNVPKGKILIGANESTCLYVLPQIFALFKEKYPEVQISIYRNFSRKVLDKVRGNQLDFGIVTLPVPEQELNILPIAEDALWLITSPDHPLTLQTSPDLEEVVSYPFIFHTAGTTRERLRKHFGSQWDRLHISMELASIETIKKFVSIGMGISIVPKSYAEEESRQGTLCLLPLRNLNLIRKLGLIYRKNRYQSRACIVFLEVVEESMRALAMERSG; encoded by the coding sequence ATGAACCTCGACCAGATTCGCAACTTCCACGCCGTGGCGGTCCACCGGAGCTTTACCATGGCTGCCGAAAAGCTCTTCCGCACCCAGCCGGCAATCAGTACCCAAGTCCGTATGCTGGAAGAAGAGTTGGGAGCCAGGCTCTTCGATCGCATCGGCAAGAAGGTTTTCCTGACCCGGGCGGGCGACGTGCTGTTCGACTACGCCGAGAGGTTGCTGAATCTGCACGATGAAGCCAAGCTGGCGGTCACCGAGGTGAACAACGTTCCCAAGGGGAAAATACTGATTGGCGCCAACGAGTCCACCTGCCTCTACGTGCTGCCCCAGATCTTCGCGCTCTTCAAGGAGAAATACCCGGAAGTTCAAATCAGCATCTACCGCAACTTTTCAAGGAAGGTTCTGGACAAGGTACGCGGAAACCAACTGGACTTTGGAATCGTCACCCTCCCCGTTCCAGAACAGGAACTGAACATCCTGCCTATCGCCGAGGACGCATTGTGGCTGATTACAAGTCCGGATCACCCGCTGACTCTACAAACCTCGCCGGACCTGGAGGAGGTCGTCTCCTATCCCTTCATTTTCCATACTGCCGGAACCACTCGCGAACGCCTGAGGAAACACTTCGGAAGCCAGTGGGACCGCTTGCACATCTCGATGGAGCTCGCCAGCATCGAGACCATCAAGAAATTCGTGTCCATCGGCATGGGCATTTCGATTGTTCCAAAGAGCTACGCTGAAGAGGAAAGCAGGCAGGGAACCTTGTGCCTGTTGCCTCTGAGAAATCTGAATCTGATTCGCAAGCTGGGGCTCATTTATCGGAAAAATCGCTATCAATCACGGGCTTGTATCGTCTTTCTCGAAGTCGTGGAGGAATCCATGCGAGCCCTGGCAATGGAACGGAGTGGTTAG